The Etheostoma spectabile isolate EspeVRDwgs_2016 chromosome 1, UIUC_Espe_1.0, whole genome shotgun sequence genome has a segment encoding these proteins:
- the cyp2r1 gene encoding vitamin D 25-hydroxylase, whose protein sequence is MVSIKSPYLVPVSCAQALLGVGCLTVACLAFLLVRQLVKQRRPPGFPPGPSPIPVIGNIMSLATEPHVFLKKQSEVHGQIFSLDLGGILTVVLTGYDCVRECLYHQSEVFADRPSLPLFMKMTKMGGLLNCKYGKAWIEHRKLACNSFRYFGSGQRQFERKISEECMFFVDAIDEHKGKPFNPKHLVTNAVSNITNLIIFGQRFTYDDCNFQHMIEIFSENVELAVSGWALLYNAFPWIEYVPFGKHQKLFRNAAEVYDFLLQVIKDFSEGRVPHAPRHYVDAYLDELEQNAGEPSSSFSYENLIYSVGELIIAGTETTTNTLRWAMLYMALYPNIQERVHREIDSLLANGRAPTLEDKQKMPYVEAVLHEILRFCNIVPLGIFRATSQDANVNGYAIPKGTMVITNLYSVHFDEKYWNDPGVFSPQRFLDSNGNFVRREAFLPFSLGRRCCLGEQLARMEMFLFFTTLMQRFHLQFPPGTIPTVTPKLGMTLQPKPYSICAVRRQQKSPCS, encoded by the exons ATGGTTTCAATTAAATCGCCGTATCTGGTGCCGGTGTCCTGCGCCCAGGCTCTGCTCGGTGTGGGCTGTCTGACTGTCGCCTGCCTCGCTTTCCTGCTGGTTCGCCAGCTCGTCAAGCAGAGAAGACCCCCGGGCTTTCCTCCTGGTCCATCTCCCATCCCAGTGATAGGGAACATAATGTCTCTGGCCACCGAGCCGCACGTCTTCCTCAAGAAGCAGAGTGAAGTTCATGGACAG ATTTTCAGTCTCGACCTGGGAGGGATACTGACTGTGGTATTAACTGGATATGACTGTGTCAGGGAATGCCTTTACCATCAAAGTGAGGTGTTTGCTGATCGCCCATCGCTGCCTTTGTTCATGAAAATGACTAAAATGGGTG GGCTTCTCAATTGTAAATATGGCAAAGCTTGGATTGAACACCGTAAACTGGCTTGCAACTCTTTCCGTTACTTTGGCAGCGGCCAGAGACAGTTCGAAAGGAAGATCTCAGAGGAGTGCATGTTCTTTGTCGATGCCATTGACGAACACAAAGGAAAGCCCTTCAACCCCAAACATCTGGTGACCAACGCTGTGTCCAACATTACCAATCTGATCATTTTTGGACAGCGTTTTACTTACGACGACTGCAACTTCCAGCACATGATTGAGATATTCAGTGAGAATGTGGAGCTAGCAGTAAGTGGCTGGGCCCTCCTCTACAACGCCTTCCCTTGGATTGAGTATGTCCCCTTTGGAAAACACCAGAAGCTGTTCCGCAATGCTGCTGAGGTGTATGACTTCTTGCTGCAGGTTATAAAGGATTTCTCAGAGGGCAGGGTGCCACATGCACCTCGCCACTATGTTGACGCCTATTTGGATGAGTTGGAGCAGAATGCAGGAGAACCCAGCTCTTCTTTTTCCTATGAGAATCTCATCTACTCAGTGGGTGAGCTTATTATTGCTGGCACAGAGACCACTACTAACACCCTGCGCTGGGCCATGCTGTACATGGCTCTCTACCCCAACATACAAG AGAGGGTGCACAGAGAGATCGACAGCTTGCTGGCCAATGGGAGAGCACCCACTTTGGAGGACAAACAGAAGATGCCTTACGTAGAGGCGGTTCTGCACGAGATCCTTCGCTTTTGCAACATTGTCCCACTTGGTATTTTCCGTGCCACCTCCCAGGATGCAAATGTCAACGGGTACGCAATTCCCAAAGGCACCATGGTGATCACAAACCTCTACTCAGTGCACTTTGATGAGAAGTACTGGAACGATCCAGGTGTTTTCTCACCACAGAGGTTTCTGGACAGCAATGGCAACTTTGTGAGGCGTGAGGCATTCCTGCCATTCTCCTTGG GGAGGCGTTGCTGCCTGGGTGAACAGCTGGCCAGGATGGAGATGTTCCTATTTTTCACCACTTTGATGCAGAGGTTTCATCTTCAGTTCCCTCCAGGAACAATTCCCACCGTCACTCCCAAACTGGGCATGACCTTACAGCCCAAACCTTACTCCATCTGTGCTGTCCGCAGGCAGCAGAAAAGTCCCTGCTCTTGA
- the calca gene encoding calcitonin/calcitonin-related polypeptide, alpha isoform X2 yields MIMQKLWTLLLANALIICQMYVTQAAPSRTSKDSMSDGIILSNDDAQRLLRTITEFMQITSDEQDTADGNSNATTQKRACNTSTCVTHRLADFLSRSGGLGHSNFIPTNVGAQAFGRRKRRGPM; encoded by the exons ATGATAATGCAGAAACTCTGGACTCTCCTTCTTGCCAATGCACTGATCATTTGTCAGATGTATGTCACACAGGCAGCGCCATCCAG AACTAGTAAGGACTCTATGTCAGATGGAATCATACTATCGAATGATGATGCCCAAAGGTTACTCCGAACTATCACGGAGTTCATGCAGATAACTTCAGATGAGCAAGACACAGCTGATGGAAACAG TAATGCAACAACACAGAAGCGGGCATGCAACACATCCACCTGTGTAACCCACCGCTTGGCTGACTTCCTGAGTCGGTCAGGAGGACTGGGACACAGCAACTTCATTCCTACCAACGTGGGTGCCCAGGCATTTGGCAGACGGAAGAGGCGCGGCCCTATGTGA
- the calca gene encoding calcitonin/calcitonin-related polypeptide, alpha isoform X1 — MIMQKLWTLLLANALIICQMYVTQAAPSRTSKDSMSDGIILSNDDAQRLLRTITEFMQITSDEQDTADGNSLDRPMSKRCTGLSTCMLGKLSQDIHKLQTYPRTNVGAGTPGKKRSLSEQYENYGNSYN; from the exons ATGATAATGCAGAAACTCTGGACTCTCCTTCTTGCCAATGCACTGATCATTTGTCAGATGTATGTCACACAGGCAGCGCCATCCAG AACTAGTAAGGACTCTATGTCAGATGGAATCATACTATCGAATGATGATGCCCAAAGGTTACTCCGAACTATCACGGAGTTCATGCAGATAACTTCAGATGAGCAAGACACAGCTGATGGAAACAG CTTGGATAGACCCATGTCTAAGCGCTGCACCGGCTTAAGCACTTGTATGCTGGGCAAACTCTCCCAGGATATTCACAAACTGCAAACCTATCCCCGCACCAACGTGGGAGCAGGGACGCCTGGAAAGAAGCGAAGTCTATCCGAGCAATATGAAAACTATGGAAACTCATACAACTAA